From a single Osmerus mordax isolate fOsmMor3 chromosome 14, fOsmMor3.pri, whole genome shotgun sequence genomic region:
- the surf1 gene encoding surfeit locus protein 1: MNGLQFIFACSAKRIIRNNMIRIYLKRTFVLTRLPLKCSEGQLIHVGRQSSSTAASAEKGEDFFFKWFLLLIPATTFGLGTWQVRRRQWKLQMMADLKNLTSAEPIPLPIDPLELKDLEYRRVKVRGRYNHSQEMYILPRSPVDPEKEAREAGTLSSSGETGANVITPFYCSDLGITILVNRGYVPRKKIRPETRTKGQVNDEVEVVGVVRLTEPRKPFVPQNNVERNSWHYRDLEAMSSVTGAEPIFIDSDLASTIPGGPIGGQTRVTLRNEHMQYIMTWYGLCTATSYMWYIKFIKKIKL, from the exons ATGAACGGTCTGCAATTTATCTTTGCATGTTCTGCGAAGAGGATAATCAGAAACAATATG ATACGCATCTACTTAAAGCGAACTTTCGTACTGACTAGACTGCCTCTCAAATGTTCCGAAG GACAACTGATCCATGTGGGACGACAGTCAAGCTCTACAGCTGCAAgtgcagagaaaggagaggacttCTTCTTCAAATGGTTCTTGCTTCTCATCCCTGCAACCACGTTTGGGCTTGGGACGTGGCAG GTTAGACGGCGACAGTGGAAATTGCAGATGATGGCAGATTTGAAAAACCTTACCTCAGCTGAACCCATCCCACTTCCCATCGA TCCCCTGGAGCTGAAGGACTTGGAGTACCGCAGGGTAAAAGTGAGAGGTCGCTACAACCACTCCCAGGAGATGTACATTCTACCACGCTCTCCTGTCGACCCAGAGAAAGAGGCCAGGGAAGCGGGCACCCTGTCATCCAGCGGGGAGACTGGAGCCAATGTCATTACCCCATTCTACTGCTCTGACCTAGG GATCACAATCCTTGTCAACAGAGGATATGTACCGAGGAAAAAGATCAGACCTGAGACCAGGACAAAGGGACAG GTGAATgatgaggtggaggtggtgggggtggtgaggtTGACAGAACCCCGTAAGCCCTTCGTGCCTCAAAATAATGTGGAGCGGAACAGCTGGCACTACCGGGACCTGGAGGCCATGTCTTCAGTCACGGGTGCAGAACCCATCTTCATTGATTCCGACCTGG CCAGTACCATTCCTGGAGGCCCAATAGGAGGACAGACAAGAGTCACGCTGAGGAACGAACACATGCAGTACATCATGACATG GTATGGCCTTTGTACAGCTACCTCTTACATGTGGTACATAAAGTTCATCAAAAAGATCAAGCTATAA
- the surf6 gene encoding surfeit locus protein 6, with product MASLASKDSYVQMLASKVCAQPSREPRNRPFVPFRSGGDAGPPKKKNRGKQKNTQGKHVNMNKTQHQKPPLIPFQKAKTSTVKNGFGTKEQNVPEPKVHNGMNRTQKKPEGGTTGATFSTVDILRQRLHEKIEESRGQGAAKDPSSEAVQAKRTKRKLERERKKRKRKGFLMKKLAEKAGEELAQEIKQEDTPVVTAPVTGKRDETAIVFNKVEMVEEVFVSKEQKKKDKKKSVKGNLTPLTGKNYKQLLGRVEARKAKLEHLRETNEKKAKVLEEKMKWTNVLYKAEGLKIKDDENLLRTSLKRKEKMRSQRKIKWTERSETVVQKMQHRQDKRRRNILKRKKGNVEKKKERARKKGRVLPQDLKKAAL from the exons ATGGCAAGTCTTGCTTCCAAGGACTCCTATGTACAAATGTTAGCCAGTAAAGTGTGTGCTCAACCGAGTAGAGAACCAAGGAATAGGCCATTTG TACCTTTTCGAAGTGGGGGTGATGCTGGTCCTCCTAAGAAGAAGAACAGAGGCAAACAGAAAAACACTCAAGGAAAGCACGTCAATATGAACAAGACACAGCACCAGAAGCCACCACTGATTCCCTTTCAAAAGGCAAAAACAAGCACAGTAAAGAATGGATTTGGGACTAAAGAACAGAATGTCCCTGAACCTAAAGTTCATAATGGTATGAACAGGACACAAAAGAAGCCTGAAG GTGGAACTACAGGGGCAACATTCTCAACTGTAGATATTCTACGACAGAGGCTCCATGAGAAGATTGAGGAGTCAAGAGGCCAG GGAGCAGCTAAAGATCCATCTTCAGAAGCTGTTCAGGCCAAGCGAACCAAGCGGAAGTTGGAGAGAGAACGGAAGAAGAGGAAAAGGAAGGGGTTTCTGATGAAAAAGCTGGCAGAGAAAGCTGGGGAAGAACTTGCTCAGGAGATCAAACAGGAAGACACCCCTGTGGTCACTGCTCCAGTAACTGGCAAGAGGGACGAGACTGCCATCGTTTTTAACAAG GTGGAAATGGTAGAGGAGGTCTTTGTGAGTAAGGAGCAGAAGAAAAAGGACAAGAAGAAGAGCGTGAAGGGCAACCTGACGCCTCTTACCGGGAAAAACTACAAGCAGCTTCTGGGCCGTGTGGAAGCACGCAAGGCCAAGCTGGAGCACCTAAGAGAGACAAACGAGAAGAAGGCCAAAGtgctggaggagaagatgaaATGGACCAACGTTCTGTACAAGGCAGAGGGCCTCAAGATCAAAGATGACGAGAACCTCCTTAGGACCTCcctgaagaggaaggagaagatgcGCTCTCAGAGGAAGATCAAATGGACAGAGCGTAGTGAGACAGTTGTACAGAAGATGCAGCACAGGCAGGACAAGAGACGAAGGAACATCCTGAAGAGAAAGAAGGGTAACGTggagaaaaagaaggagagagcgcGAAAGAAGGGCAGAGTGCTGCCACAGGATCTGAAGAAGGCTGCCTTGTAA
- the rpl7a gene encoding 60S ribosomal protein L7a — MPKGKKAKGKKVAPAPSVAKKHEAKKVVNPLFEKRPKNYGIGQDVQPKRDLTRFVKWPRYIRLQRQRSILYKRLKVPPAINQFTQALDRQTATQLFKLAHKYRPETKQEKKQRLLARAEQKAAGKGDTPTKRPPVLRAGVNTVTTLVENKKAQLVVIAHDVDPIELVVFLPALCRKMGVPYCIVKGKARLGRLVHRKTCTSVAFTQTNPEDKGALAKLVEAIKTNYNDRYEEIRRHWGGGIMGPKSTARITKLEKAKAKELATKLG; from the exons CCTAAGGGAAAGAAGGCTAAGGGGAAGAAGGTGGCACCTGCCCCTTCAGTGGCCAAGAAGCATGAAGCTAAGAAGGTAGTCAACCCCCTCTTTGAGAAGAGGCCCAAGAACTATGGCATTG GTCAGGACGTCCAGCCAAAACGGGATCTGACCCGCTTTGTGAAATGGCCCCGCTACATCCGCCTGCAGAGGCAGCGTTCCATTCTGTACAAGCGCCTGAAGGTTCCCCCTGCAATCAACCAGTTCACGCAGGCTTTGGACCGTCAGACAG ccacacagcttttCAAGCTGGCCCACAAGTATAGGCCAGAGACCAAGCAGGAGAAGAAGCAGAGGCTGCTGGCTCGTGCTGAGCAGAAGGCTGCTGGGAAAGGAGACACCCCAACCAAGAGGCCTCCTGTACTCCGTGCAG GTGTGAACACAGTTACAACTCTGGTGGAGAACAAGAAGGCTCAGCTGGTCGTCATCGCTCACGATGTGGACCCTATCGAG CTGGTGGTGTTCCTGCCAGCCCTATGCCGCAAGATGGGTGTTCCATACTGCATTGTGAAGGGCAAAGCCAGGCTGGGAAGACTGGTGCACAGAAAGACCTGCACTTCAGTCGCCTTTACACAGACCAACCC TGAGGACAAAGGTGCACTTGCCAAGCTTGTTGAAGCCATCAAGACCAACTACAATGACAGATATGAGGAG ATTCGTCGTCACTGGGGAGGTGGCATCATGGGCCCCAAGTCCACCGCTCGCATCACAAAGCTGGAGAAGGCAAAGGCCAAGGAGCTGGCCACCAAGCTCGGATAA